CTTGTCGACGGCCGTGACCTCGACCTCGGTCTGCACCGGAAGACCGAGGTCCGCCGAGGGCAGGTCGATGACCGTGAGGCGCACGTAGTAGCTGCCCGGCAGCGGGTCGTCGGCCCACGGCTCGGACCAGGCGCGCACGGTCCGCAGTACACAGGTCAGCTCGACCGCCGACGCGTCGGCCGCCACCTTCGCCGTCTGGCGCCCGTACATGCAGGCCTGACGGCGCCGCAGCCCGTCGTACACATCGACCTGCCAAGTCGACGCGCCGTGCCGGGTGGCGCTCTCCGGCAGGGTGATCTTCGCCTTGACGGTGGCCCGCTGGCCCGCGTCGGCGGGGAACACCCAGTACAGGTAGTCACCCGTGGACGCCCCGGCCGTGGCGCGCTGGTTCTGCTGGACCGCCGTGGCGGTACGGAAGGTGGTGCCGGCCTCGGTGGGGCCGGACGCGCCGTCGGAGGCGCTGGGGCTCGGGCTCGCCGACGGATCGTCGGCCGAGGCGGCGCCCGCCGAGGTCAGCAGGGCGAGGCCGGTCAGCAGCGCACCCGTGAGCACACGTGTCGTACGCATCATCAGTTGGTCCTCCAGACGGCGATGCGCCAGCGCGAGATCCAGCCGGTCAGCAGGCCCGCGACCAGTCCGGTGAGAACCAGCACACCCAGCAGCCACCAGCCGCGGCCGAGACCGAACGCGGCGACATCGGCCGCCTCGTCCGGGGCGTCCACCACGTCCACGGTCAGCTCGACCGGCATGCCCGGCGCGGTCTTCACCGAGGCGGGGGCCGAGAAGGAGTTGCTGACCTGGAGGCAGACGGTCTCGGCGGCGGGCTTGTCGCCGCTGTCCGTGCCGTCCTGCTCCGCCTTCGGGTAACGCAGGCCGGAGGAGATCGCATCGGTGCGGCCGGTGCCGGACTCCGAGCCCCGGACGATCTCGCGGCCGTGTACGGTCACCGCGCGCAGCAGCACGCCGTAGTCATTGTTCACGGCACGGTCCGCGGACACACTGACCGAGGCGCGCAGTTCCTCACCGGGCAGCACGTCCACCCGGTACCAGCGGTGCTCGCCGAACTTCTCCCGGTCGGTGTACAGGCCCGGCTTGAGCTGGGGTGCCGCGGAGCAGCGGTCCGCGCCCTCGGTCGCCACGGGCGTGACGACGGGCTCGGCGGCCCGGTCCACCAACTGCTTCACACGGCCGGAGAGTTCATCGGTGTGCTGGACGGCGGTGTAGGTGCCGCCGGTGGCCTCGGCGATGCAGGTCAGCTGCTCGCGGATCTTCGTGTTCGGCACCAGGCCCAGGGTGTCGATGACGAGGTGGATGCCACGGGCCGCGATGTCGCGTGCCACCTCGCACGGGTCGAGCGGGCCGCAGGTGTCCTCGCCGTCGGTGATCAGCACGATCCGGCGGGTGGAGTCACCGCCTTGGAGGTCGTCGGCGGCGCCGAGCAGGGCCGGGCCGATCGGGGTCCAGCCGGTGGGGGCCAGGGTGGCGACGGCGGTCTTCGCCTCGGTGCGGTCCAGGGGGCCGACCGGGTAGAGCTGCTTGGTGTCCTTGCAGCCGAGCTTGCGGTCATTGCCCGGGTAGTCGGCGCCGAGCGTCCGGATGCCGAGTTCCACCTGCTCGGGCACCGCGTCGAGGACCTCGTTGAACGCCTGCTTCGCCGCGGTCATCCGGGACTGGCCGTCGATGTCCCGGGCCCGCATCGAGCCGCTGACGTCGAGCACCAGCTCGACCTTGGGGGAGGCTTTGGCGGGGGTTTCATCGGCTGCGGCGGGGAGCGCCGTGCCGAGCCCGGCGGTCAGGGTGGCGAGCAGGATGCCCACCCCGACCGTCAGCCTTCTTCTTATGATCATCGCCGGATACTAGTGAAGATCGCATCGCTTACCCAAACCGGTCCGGAGACGGCCGGAGGGCCGTCCCCCGGGCCGGCCGAAGGGAAGTGACAGCCAGTCAGTGCGCCTTGCGGGGTGTGGTGGCGTAACGGGGGTCAGACCCCGCCCAGCAAGGGGCCCGCAGCACGTTCCAGTGCCGAGGCGACCCGCTGCCACGTGGCCGTGTCCCGCTGGACGGCGGGCAGTTGGACATCCTCACCCGTGTCCTCGTCGGTGTGCCAGCCGGCGGCGATCGCGACCGGGTCCTCGCCGCCGGCCGCCGCGGCGGCCAGTGCCGCCGCGCCGAGAGCCACCAGTTCGCCGCTGCCGGGCACGATCACCGGACGGCCGGAGAGCCGCTGTACCGTCTCCACCCAGACGCGCCCCTGGGCGCCGCCGCCGATCAGCCGCAGCGGCCGGCCGGCCACCTCGGGGTCGGCCGGGTCGAGGCCGCAGGCCCGCAGGAGTTCATCGAGCGCGCGCAGCACGGTGAAGGCCGCGCCCTCGTAGGCGGCGCCCAGGAGTTGCTGCGGGGTCGTGTCGTGCCGGATGCCGGTGAGCAGGCCGGCGGCGGTGGGCAGATCGGGGGTGCGCTCGCCGTCGAGGTAGGGGAGGAACACCGCCTCGCCGCCGGGGGCCGCGTCGTTGCGGTCCAGGCCGAGCAGTGCGGCGACCTTGTCCACGGCGAGCGTGCAGTTGAGGGTGCAGGCCAGCGGGAGGTACGTACCGTCCGCCCCGGCGAAGCCGGAGAGCGCGGTGGACGCGGGCCGGGTCCGGGAGGCGGCGAAGACCGTTCCCGAGGTGCCGAGGCTGAGCACGGGGTGGTCCAGCAGTCCGGCCCCGCCCAGCCCGAGGCCGATGGCGGCGCTCATGTTGTCCCCGGTGCCCGCGGCCACGGCGATGCCCGCGGGCAGGCCGAGCGCATCGGCCGCTTCGGCGGTCAGCGAGCCGACGCGGCTCGCGCCGGTCTCGGCCACCTCCGGCAGCAATGCGGCGTCCAGGCCCAGGAGTTCGAGCAGTTCGGGGTCGTACGCACCGGTCGCGGTGGAGTACCAGCCGGTGCCCGAGGCGTCACCGGGGTCGGTGACGGCCGTGCCCGCGAGGCGTTCGGTCAGGAAGTCGTGAGGGAGGCGGACGGCCGCGGCCGCGGTGGCGGTCTCCGGTTCGTTCTCGCGCAGCCACTGCCACTTCGTCGCGGTGATGGAGGCCACCGGTACGGTTCCGGTCCGCGCCGTCCAGGCGTCGGGCCCGCCCAGCGCCGCGGTGAGGGCGGCGGCCTGCGGGGCGGAGCGGGTGTCGTTCCAGAGCATCGCGGGGCGCAGCGGACGCCCCTCCCGGTCGAGGACGACCAGCCCGTGCTGCTGCCCGGCGACCGCGATGCCGGTCACGGCGCAGGCGGCGACGCCGGATTCCTTCAGCCCGGCGGCGACGGCGTCGCGCAGCGCCTGCCACCACACCTCCGGGTCGCTCTCGCGGGCACCCGCCTCGCCGGTGACGACATGCGGTGCCCGGCCGACGGCGAGCAGCCGTCCGGTGCCGGCGTCGACGAAGGCGGCTTTGGTGGACTGCGTGGAGCTGTCCACACCGATGACGACGGTACGCGGCGGCATGGGTGACCTCATTCCTGATCCTGTACTGCGGAGGCTGGGCGCCGCCACGGAAATTTGATCGTACGGAAAACAAATTACGCGATCGACCCCATCCGGAACAGTGATCGCTCCGGATTTTTGCCGACAGGGGGTTACGCGCCACGGATGCTCGGTGCATGATTAGTCATGACAGTAAACAAATAGGGTTCGGCCACCTCGACCGGTCATGGAACCCGACAGCACTGAAGGCGGCCAGACGATGACGGAACGCTTCACGCCTACTCCCGACGACAAGTTCACCTTCGGACTGTGGACCGTGGGCTGGCAGGGGCGCGACCCCTTCGGCGACGCGACCCGTGCGGCGATCGACCCGGTCGACACCGTGCAGCGGCTCGCGGAGCTCGGTGCGCACGGGGTGACATTCCACGACGACGACCTCATCCCGTTCGGCTCGACGGACACCGAGCGCGAGGGGATCGTGAAGCGGTTCCGGCAGGCGCTGGACGCGGCCGGACTCGTCGTCCCCATGGCGACGACCAACCTCTTCACCCACCCGGTGTTCAAGGACGGCGCCTTCACCGCCAACGACCGTGACGTACGCCGCTACGCCCTGCGCAAGACCCTGCGCAACATCGACCTCGCCGTCGAGCTCGGCGCCACCACCTATGTCGCCTGGGGCGGGCGCGAGGGCGCCGAGTCCGGCGCCGCCAAGGACATCCGCGTCGCCCTCGACCGGATGAAGGAAGCCTTCGACCTGCTCGGCGACTACGTCACCGAGCAGGGCTACGACCTGAAGTTCGCCATCGAGCCCAAGCCGAACGAGCCGCGCGGCGACATCCTGCTGCCGACCATCGGCCACGCCCTCGCCTTCATCGAGCGCCTGGAGCGCCCCGAGCTGGTCGGCGTCAACCCGGAGACCGGGCACGAGCAGATGGCCGGGCTGAACTTCCCGCACGGCATCGCGCAGGCGCTCTGGGCGGGCAAGCTCTTCCACATCGACCTGAACGGCCAGTCCGGCATCAAGTACGACCAGGACCTGCGCTTCGGCGCGGGTGACCTGCGCCAGGCGTTCTGGCTCGTCGACCTGCTGGAGACGGCCGGTTACCAGGGCCCGCGGCACTTCGACTTCAAGCCGCCGCGGACCGAGGACTACGACGGCGTCTGGGCCTCGGCCGCGGGCTGCATGCGCAACTACCTGATCCTCAAGGAGCGCGCCGCCGCCTTCCGCGCCGACCCGGCCGTGCAGGAGGCGCTGCGCGCGTCCCGGCTCGACGAGCTGGCCCGCCCCACCGCCGAGGACGGCGTGGCCGGACTGCTGGCCGACCGGTCGGCGTTCGAGGAGTTCGACGTGAA
This sequence is a window from Streptomyces sp. NBC_01217. Protein-coding genes within it:
- the xylA gene encoding xylose isomerase, producing MTERFTPTPDDKFTFGLWTVGWQGRDPFGDATRAAIDPVDTVQRLAELGAHGVTFHDDDLIPFGSTDTEREGIVKRFRQALDAAGLVVPMATTNLFTHPVFKDGAFTANDRDVRRYALRKTLRNIDLAVELGATTYVAWGGREGAESGAAKDIRVALDRMKEAFDLLGDYVTEQGYDLKFAIEPKPNEPRGDILLPTIGHALAFIERLERPELVGVNPETGHEQMAGLNFPHGIAQALWAGKLFHIDLNGQSGIKYDQDLRFGAGDLRQAFWLVDLLETAGYQGPRHFDFKPPRTEDYDGVWASAAGCMRNYLILKERAAAFRADPAVQEALRASRLDELARPTAEDGVAGLLADRSAFEEFDVNAAAERGMAFEVLDQLAMDHLLGVR
- the xylB gene encoding xylulokinase — its product is MPPRTVVIGVDSSTQSTKAAFVDAGTGRLLAVGRAPHVVTGEAGARESDPEVWWQALRDAVAAGLKESGVAACAVTGIAVAGQQHGLVVLDREGRPLRPAMLWNDTRSAPQAAALTAALGGPDAWTARTGTVPVASITATKWQWLRENEPETATAAAAVRLPHDFLTERLAGTAVTDPGDASGTGWYSTATGAYDPELLELLGLDAALLPEVAETGASRVGSLTAEAADALGLPAGIAVAAGTGDNMSAAIGLGLGGAGLLDHPVLSLGTSGTVFAASRTRPASTALSGFAGADGTYLPLACTLNCTLAVDKVAALLGLDRNDAAPGGEAVFLPYLDGERTPDLPTAAGLLTGIRHDTTPQQLLGAAYEGAAFTVLRALDELLRACGLDPADPEVAGRPLRLIGGGAQGRVWVETVQRLSGRPVIVPGSGELVALGAAALAAAAAGGEDPVAIAAGWHTDEDTGEDVQLPAVQRDTATWQRVASALERAAGPLLGGV
- a CDS encoding VWA domain-containing protein; this encodes MIIRRRLTVGVGILLATLTAGLGTALPAAADETPAKASPKVELVLDVSGSMRARDIDGQSRMTAAKQAFNEVLDAVPEQVELGIRTLGADYPGNDRKLGCKDTKQLYPVGPLDRTEAKTAVATLAPTGWTPIGPALLGAADDLQGGDSTRRIVLITDGEDTCGPLDPCEVARDIAARGIHLVIDTLGLVPNTKIREQLTCIAEATGGTYTAVQHTDELSGRVKQLVDRAAEPVVTPVATEGADRCSAAPQLKPGLYTDREKFGEHRWYRVDVLPGEELRASVSVSADRAVNNDYGVLLRAVTVHGREIVRGSESGTGRTDAISSGLRYPKAEQDGTDSGDKPAAETVCLQVSNSFSAPASVKTAPGMPVELTVDVVDAPDEAADVAAFGLGRGWWLLGVLVLTGLVAGLLTGWISRWRIAVWRTN